A window of Xylophilus sp. GW821-FHT01B05 contains these coding sequences:
- a CDS encoding phosphoribosylaminoimidazolesuccinocarboxamide synthase has product MTAPLALHTSALTSLPLLARGKVRDNYAVGDDRILMVASDRLSAFDVIMGEPIPGKGVLLTQMALFWFDKLGHLCPNHLTGDAPESVVSAAEIPQIKDRSMLVKRLKPIPVEAVVRGYLAGSGWQEYQQTQSVCGVPLPAGLKNASPLPEPIFTPAAKAAMGEHDENINYEQVVAIVGAELAAQIRDTSIAIYKAAAAIAREHGMIIADTKFEFGLDADGKLVLMDEVLTPDSSRYWPVEGYDAAFAAGSNPPSYDKQFVRDWLEAVRLHGKPWDKTPPAPRLPQDVIEKTAAKYREALERLTG; this is encoded by the coding sequence ATGACCGCTCCCCTCGCCCTTCATACCTCTGCCCTGACCTCCCTGCCGCTGCTTGCCCGCGGCAAGGTGCGTGACAACTACGCCGTCGGCGACGACCGCATCCTGATGGTCGCCAGCGACCGGCTCTCCGCCTTCGACGTGATCATGGGCGAGCCCATCCCCGGCAAGGGCGTGCTGCTGACGCAGATGGCGCTGTTCTGGTTCGACAAGCTCGGCCACCTGTGCCCGAACCACCTGACCGGCGACGCGCCCGAGAGCGTGGTGAGCGCCGCCGAAATCCCGCAGATCAAGGACCGCTCCATGCTGGTCAAGCGCCTGAAGCCGATCCCGGTCGAGGCCGTGGTGCGCGGCTACCTGGCCGGCAGCGGCTGGCAGGAATACCAGCAGACGCAATCGGTGTGCGGCGTGCCGCTGCCCGCCGGCCTGAAGAACGCCAGCCCGCTGCCCGAGCCGATCTTTACGCCCGCGGCCAAGGCCGCCATGGGCGAGCATGACGAAAACATCAACTACGAGCAGGTCGTGGCCATCGTCGGTGCCGAGCTGGCCGCGCAGATCCGCGACACCAGCATCGCCATCTACAAGGCCGCCGCGGCGATTGCGCGCGAGCACGGCATGATCATTGCCGACACCAAGTTCGAGTTTGGCCTGGATGCAGACGGCAAGCTGGTGCTGATGGACGAGGTGCTCACCCCCGACAGCTCGCGCTACTGGCCGGTGGAAGGCTACGACGCCGCCTTTGCCGCCGGCAGCAACCCGCCCAGCTACGACAAGCAGTTCGTGCGCGACTGGCTGGAGGCCGTGCGCCTGCACGGCAAGCCCTGGGACAAGACCCCGCCCGCGCCGCGCCTGCCGCAGGACGTGATCGAGAAGACGGCAGCCAAGTACCGCGAAGCGCTGGAGCGGCTCACCGGCTGA
- the fba gene encoding class II fructose-bisphosphate aldolase (catalyzes the reversible aldol condensation of dihydroxyacetonephosphate and glyceraldehyde 3-phosphate in the Calvin cycle, glycolysis, and/or gluconeogenesis), with amino-acid sequence MALVSMRELLDHAAANGYGIPAFNVNNLEQVQAVMEAAKETGAPVILQASAGARKYAGEGFIKHLIQAAVESYPHIPLVMHQDHGQNPDVCQGAIDLGFSSVMMDGSLEGDGKTIASYEYNVDVTRKVSQLAHRVGVTVEGELGCLGSLETMKGDKEDGHGTDDTMTREQLLTDPEQAADFVKQTQIDALAIAIGTSHGAYKFTREPTGDILAIDRIKEIHRRIPSTHLVMHGSSSVPQELLAIIRQYGGDMKETYGVPVKEIQEAIKHGVRKINIDTDIRLAMTGAVRKFLFENPEKFDAREWLKPAREAAKQICKQRYIEFGCEGQGAKIKGETLQVVAARYAKGELAQVVN; translated from the coding sequence ATGGCACTAGTCTCGATGCGAGAGTTGCTCGACCACGCCGCCGCCAACGGCTACGGCATTCCCGCCTTCAACGTCAACAACCTGGAGCAGGTCCAGGCGGTGATGGAAGCGGCCAAGGAAACCGGTGCGCCGGTGATCCTGCAGGCCAGCGCGGGCGCGCGCAAATATGCCGGCGAGGGCTTCATCAAGCACCTGATCCAGGCTGCGGTCGAGAGCTACCCCCACATTCCGCTGGTGATGCACCAGGACCACGGCCAGAACCCGGACGTGTGCCAGGGCGCGATCGACCTGGGCTTCAGCTCGGTGATGATGGACGGCTCGCTCGAAGGCGACGGCAAGACCATCGCCAGCTACGAATACAACGTCGACGTGACCCGCAAGGTGTCGCAACTGGCGCACCGCGTGGGCGTCACGGTCGAGGGCGAACTGGGCTGCCTGGGCTCGCTTGAGACCATGAAGGGCGACAAGGAAGATGGCCACGGCACCGACGACACCATGACGCGCGAGCAGCTGCTGACCGACCCCGAGCAGGCCGCCGACTTCGTCAAGCAGACCCAGATCGACGCGCTGGCGATTGCCATCGGCACCAGCCACGGCGCCTACAAGTTCACGCGCGAGCCCACCGGCGACATCCTGGCGATCGACCGCATCAAGGAAATCCACCGCCGCATTCCCAGCACCCACCTGGTGATGCACGGCTCGTCTTCCGTGCCGCAAGAGCTGCTGGCCATCATTCGCCAGTACGGCGGCGACATGAAGGAAACCTACGGCGTGCCCGTCAAGGAAATCCAGGAAGCCATCAAGCACGGCGTGCGCAAGATCAACATCGACACCGACATCCGCCTGGCCATGACCGGCGCGGTGCGCAAGTTCCTGTTCGAGAACCCCGAGAAGTTCGACGCCCGCGAATGGCTCAAGCCCGCGCGCGAGGCCGCCAAGCAGATCTGCAAGCAGCGCTACATCGAGTTCGGCTGCGAAGGCCAGGGCGCCAAGATCAAGGGCGAGACGCTGCAGGTCGTGGCCGCCCGCTACGCCAAGGGCGAGCTGGCCCAAGTGGTGAACTGA
- a CDS encoding phosphatase PAP2 family protein, whose protein sequence is MLRPASPAHPSSPTPAGRRLAGYTAAGLALLLLWDASGLDLPLARWFGSAHGFALRDNWLFDQALHGGMRTLSWLLLALLALAVWRPFGALRQVDRPARLQLVVTTLLALLAVSLLKSTSHTSCPWDLSMFGGTAPYVSHWTFGVADGGGGRCFPAGHASAGFAFIGGWFVLRTAAPRAARWWLAAALGAGLLLGLSQQMRGAHFMSHTLWTAWICWAIAWLVDVVSTVLRTRFGAEHPPHAVA, encoded by the coding sequence ATGCTGCGCCCAGCCTCGCCTGCCCACCCATCTTCGCCCACGCCAGCGGGCCGACGCCTTGCAGGCTATACGGCCGCAGGATTGGCCCTGCTGCTGTTGTGGGATGCCTCCGGGCTGGACCTGCCGCTGGCACGCTGGTTTGGCTCGGCCCACGGCTTTGCGCTGCGCGACAACTGGCTGTTCGACCAGGCCCTGCATGGCGGCATGCGCACGCTCTCATGGTTGTTGCTGGCGCTGCTGGCACTGGCCGTCTGGCGCCCCTTTGGCGCGCTGCGCCAGGTAGACCGGCCGGCCCGGCTGCAGTTGGTGGTGACGACGCTGCTGGCCTTGCTGGCCGTGAGCCTGCTGAAATCCACCAGCCACACCAGTTGCCCCTGGGACCTGAGCATGTTCGGCGGCACGGCGCCCTACGTGTCGCACTGGACATTCGGCGTGGCCGACGGCGGCGGCGGCCGCTGCTTTCCGGCGGGCCATGCCTCTGCCGGCTTTGCTTTTATTGGCGGCTGGTTCGTGCTGCGCACGGCCGCGCCGCGTGCCGCGCGCTGGTGGCTGGCCGCCGCCCTGGGCGCCGGGCTGCTGCTGGGCCTGTCGCAGCAGATGCGCGGCGCGCACTTCATGAGCCACACTCTCTGGACCGCCTGGATCTGCTGGGCCATCGCCTGGCTGGTCGATGTGGTCAGCACCGTCCTCCGCACGCGCTTCGGCGCAGAACACCCGCCCCATGCAGTCGCCTGA
- a CDS encoding phosphatase PAP2 family protein, giving the protein MQSPEIALFLWANAGPQTPAVVITLARLASQVLPALSIVLLALATVRGSRRLRVAAVQTGLALVLGWLVTHWLRDQLQIPRPAAFGLGRQWIPHSDGNGFPSLHATGAFAFAVALLRAQLARTVVVAAFASALLITWSRLCLGVHFPSDVLGGALVGTAAAYTVHALWSWVAARRAAGPAPAAVAVPIEPLQPAAPAR; this is encoded by the coding sequence ATGCAGTCGCCTGAAATCGCCTTGTTCCTATGGGCCAACGCCGGCCCGCAAACGCCGGCCGTGGTCATCACGCTGGCGCGCCTGGCATCCCAGGTGCTGCCGGCCTTGTCCATCGTGCTGCTGGCGCTGGCCACCGTGCGCGGCAGCCGCCGGCTGCGCGTGGCTGCCGTGCAGACCGGGCTGGCGCTGGTGCTGGGCTGGCTGGTGACGCACTGGCTGCGCGATCAGTTGCAGATACCGCGGCCGGCCGCCTTTGGCCTGGGCCGGCAGTGGATTCCGCATAGCGACGGCAACGGCTTCCCCAGCCTGCACGCCACCGGCGCGTTTGCCTTCGCGGTGGCGCTGCTGCGTGCCCAGTTGGCGCGCACGGTGGTGGTGGCCGCGTTTGCCAGCGCCTTGCTGATCACCTGGAGCCGGCTGTGCCTGGGCGTGCATTTCCCGTCTGACGTGCTGGGCGGCGCCCTGGTCGGCACGGCTGCGGCCTACACCGTGCACGCGCTCTGGAGCTGGGTCGCGGCACGGCGCGCGGCCGGCCCGGCGCCGGCGGCGGTGGCCGTGCCCATCGAGCCGCTGCAGCCGGCCGCCCCGGCGCGCTAG
- a CDS encoding DUF481 domain-containing protein, whose product MDLKLRAYTLAVGSAVVLGFSPGVWAQVTLKPDGQWRYLFSAGGNATSGNSDTTAVNASGEAARVTEDDKLTVHGSLNYGRVDGAKSAQRYELGSQYNRDISVNSFKFGSADMLWDRPSNIGHRYSIAGGFGRHLLKDADNSLDISLGLGYTQDAYVLATEVLGETRSEYGRTELVMAEESSHKLSDTTKLRQKVILFPNLTDRGSYRASLDTGLSVAMTPRLNLTAGFTYRYNTDPGVGLKRIDTAFVTGVSLRFD is encoded by the coding sequence ATGGACTTGAAGTTGCGCGCGTACACCTTGGCCGTCGGCTCAGCCGTCGTGCTTGGTTTCTCCCCTGGCGTATGGGCACAGGTCACGCTCAAGCCGGACGGCCAATGGCGCTACCTCTTCTCCGCCGGCGGCAATGCCACCTCGGGCAACAGCGACACCACGGCAGTCAACGCCAGCGGCGAAGCGGCCCGCGTCACCGAAGACGACAAGCTGACGGTGCATGGCTCGCTCAACTATGGCCGGGTGGACGGCGCCAAATCGGCGCAGCGCTATGAGCTGGGCTCGCAGTACAACCGCGACATCTCGGTGAATTCCTTCAAGTTCGGCTCGGCGGACATGCTGTGGGACCGGCCTTCCAACATCGGGCACCGTTACTCCATCGCGGGCGGTTTTGGCCGCCACCTGCTCAAGGACGCTGACAACAGCCTCGACATCTCGCTCGGCCTGGGCTACACGCAGGACGCCTACGTGCTCGCCACCGAAGTGCTGGGCGAAACGCGGTCCGAATACGGCCGTACCGAGCTGGTGATGGCAGAGGAGTCGAGCCACAAGCTGAGCGACACCACCAAGCTGCGGCAGAAGGTGATCCTGTTCCCCAACCTGACCGACCGGGGTTCCTACCGCGCCTCGCTGGACACCGGCCTGTCGGTGGCGATGACGCCAAGGCTCAACCTCACGGCCGGCTTCACCTACCGCTACAACACCGACCCTGGCGTGGGGCTCAAGCGCATCGACACCGCCTTCGTCACCGGCGTGTCGCTGCGCTTCGACTAG
- a CDS encoding helix-turn-helix domain-containing GNAT family N-acetyltransferase: MNARTPVVDSLSDTVEAIRVASRALVRELGFMDTTLAGTALSPSAVHALIELERSGECTAGDLGRLLRLEKSSVSRLLARLVAAGSVAQQATRPDGREKSLALTAQGRAQVEEIHCFARSQVQCALAHLPPQQHGSVVKALATYAEALRASQAADAPPPAQPSVEIQRGLPPGALGRIVEMHARYYARERGFGRFFEAKLARELADFAGRLDDPRNALWVALRGGTVVGSIAIDADDFGPQTAHLRWFILDDGLRGSGTGRRLLARATAFCDRQDYPATDLWTLSGLDAARRLYDDAGFALVEEVRAAQWGKETTEQRFRRMRPVPSKTD; this comes from the coding sequence ATGAATGCACGCACACCTGTCGTCGATTCCCTCTCCGATACCGTGGAAGCCATCCGTGTCGCCTCGCGCGCGCTGGTGCGCGAACTGGGCTTCATGGACACCACGCTGGCCGGCACGGCGCTGTCGCCCTCTGCGGTGCATGCGCTGATCGAACTGGAGCGCAGCGGTGAATGCACGGCCGGCGACCTGGGCCGGCTGCTGCGGCTGGAGAAATCCAGCGTGAGCCGCCTGCTGGCCCGCCTGGTGGCGGCCGGCAGCGTGGCGCAGCAGGCGACGCGGCCTGACGGCCGCGAGAAGTCGCTGGCCCTGACCGCGCAGGGCCGCGCGCAGGTGGAAGAAATCCACTGCTTCGCACGCAGCCAGGTGCAGTGCGCACTGGCGCATTTGCCGCCGCAGCAGCACGGCAGCGTGGTGAAGGCGCTGGCCACCTACGCCGAGGCCTTGCGCGCCAGCCAGGCCGCCGACGCACCGCCGCCGGCGCAGCCCTCGGTGGAGATACAGCGCGGCCTGCCGCCCGGCGCGCTGGGCCGCATCGTGGAAATGCATGCGCGCTACTACGCGCGCGAAAGAGGCTTTGGCCGCTTCTTCGAGGCCAAGCTGGCGCGCGAGCTGGCCGACTTCGCGGGCCGGCTGGACGACCCGCGCAATGCGCTGTGGGTGGCATTGCGCGGCGGGACGGTGGTGGGCTCGATTGCCATTGATGCCGACGACTTCGGCCCCCAGACCGCGCACCTGCGCTGGTTCATCCTGGACGACGGCCTGCGCGGCAGCGGCACCGGCCGGCGCCTGCTGGCCCGTGCCACGGCCTTCTGCGACCGCCAGGACTACCCGGCCACCGACCTCTGGACCCTGAGCGGCCTGGACGCCGCGCGCCGCCTGTACGACGACGCCGGCTTTGCGCTGGTGGAAGAAGTGCGCGCCGCGCAGTGGGGCAAGGAGACCACCGAACAGCGCTTTCGGCGGATGCGGCCCGTGCCCAGCAAAACAGATTAG
- the pyk gene encoding pyruvate kinase, with translation MRQRRATKIVATLGPASSAPDMLERMIRAGVNVVRLNFSHGTAQDHIDRARLVREAATRAGREVAIMADLQGPKIRVGKFAEGKVLLEQGAPFVLDASRTELGDIAGVGLDYKELPRDVKAGDMLLLNDGLIVLKVDRVLGEQVLTTVKIGGELSNNKGINKQGGGLTAPALTAKDMEDIKTAMSFQADYVAVSFPKNATDMEMARQLCNVAAAQYRHKPGLIAKIERAEAIPHLEEILKVSDGIMVARGDLAVEVGNAVVPALQKRMIKLAREYDKVVITATQMMESMITNPVPTRAEVSDVANAVLDGTDAVMLSAETAAGRYPLETIIEMAAICAAAEDAEDVKLDADFTGQTFGRIDQSIAMGALFTAHHLGAKAIVALTDSGSTALWMSRHRIHIPIYALTPKIATQRKMALYRNVRPLLMDSSVDRDTALADAEQHLKSRGIVEGGDVYAITCGEPMGAPGGTNMLKICRAT, from the coding sequence ATGCGCCAGCGCCGTGCGACCAAGATCGTTGCCACCCTCGGACCCGCTTCCAGCGCTCCCGACATGCTGGAGCGCATGATCCGCGCTGGCGTCAACGTGGTGCGGCTCAACTTCAGCCACGGCACGGCGCAGGACCACATCGACCGCGCGCGCCTGGTGCGCGAGGCGGCCACCCGCGCCGGCCGCGAGGTGGCGATCATGGCCGACCTGCAGGGCCCCAAGATCCGCGTTGGCAAGTTCGCCGAAGGCAAAGTGCTGCTGGAGCAGGGCGCGCCCTTCGTGCTGGACGCCTCCCGCACCGAGCTCGGCGACATCGCCGGCGTGGGCCTGGACTACAAGGAGCTGCCGCGCGACGTGAAGGCGGGCGACATGCTGCTGCTGAACGACGGCCTGATCGTGCTCAAGGTCGATCGCGTGCTGGGTGAGCAGGTGCTCACTACCGTGAAAATCGGCGGTGAACTGTCCAATAACAAGGGCATCAATAAGCAGGGCGGCGGCCTGACCGCGCCGGCGTTGACGGCCAAGGACATGGAGGACATCAAGACCGCGATGAGCTTCCAGGCTGACTACGTGGCCGTGAGTTTCCCCAAGAACGCCACCGACATGGAAATGGCGCGCCAGCTGTGCAACGTGGCCGCGGCCCAGTACCGCCACAAGCCGGGCCTGATCGCCAAGATCGAGCGTGCCGAGGCCATCCCGCACCTGGAGGAGATCCTCAAGGTCAGCGACGGCATCATGGTGGCGCGCGGCGACCTGGCGGTGGAAGTCGGCAATGCCGTGGTGCCGGCGCTGCAGAAACGCATGATCAAGCTGGCGCGCGAGTACGACAAGGTGGTGATCACCGCCACCCAGATGATGGAAAGCATGATCACCAACCCGGTGCCCACGCGCGCCGAGGTCAGCGACGTGGCCAATGCCGTGCTGGATGGCACCGACGCCGTGATGCTGTCGGCCGAGACGGCCGCCGGCCGCTACCCGTTGGAGACCATCATCGAGATGGCCGCGATCTGCGCGGCGGCGGAAGACGCCGAAGACGTCAAGCTCGACGCCGACTTCACCGGCCAGACCTTTGGCCGCATCGACCAATCCATCGCCATGGGCGCGCTGTTCACCGCCCACCACCTGGGCGCCAAGGCCATCGTGGCGCTGACCGACAGCGGCTCGACCGCGCTGTGGATGAGCCGGCACCGCATCCACATACCGATCTACGCGCTCACGCCCAAGATCGCCACGCAGCGCAAGATGGCGCTCTACCGCAATGTGCGGCCCCTGCTGATGGACAGCAGCGTGGACCGCGACACCGCGCTGGCCGACGCCGAGCAGCACCTGAAGAGCCGTGGCATCGTCGAAGGCGGCGATGTCTACGCCATCACCTGCGGCGAGCCCATGGGCGCGCCCGGCGGCACCAATATGCTCAAAATTTGCCGAGCGACCTGA
- a CDS encoding fatty acid desaturase has translation MSSNSERAMPAPLPASLHAGFIADAPAPAAPARPAADTVLPDPLAPDAPLPHRKTIRSWLIPLCQRSTLRALALLVLDYALLVAAIAGAVTFEPLWAMLLCGLVAGFIIGRLFIIGHDGCHQSLTSHRGLNRWIGRIAFLPSLTPYSLWDMGHNVVHHGFTNLKGVDFVWAPLTQDEYQKLSPARRFMERLYRSGWAPGLYYMIEIWWNKMFFPDRKATTHRPIFTKDCLLVSGFALLWIGSLVATAFATDQSVLRLLLAGFVVPVMFWFAMIGFVVYVHHTHVKVSWHDDRATWTKAQPFVSTTVHLTFPLQIGALMHHIMEHTAHHVDMSIPLYKLKEAQKLLEQLLPGRIVIQRFSWKWYFQTARACKLYDFTRQCWTDFRGRATSEIRKPVAASA, from the coding sequence ATGAGTTCCAACTCCGAACGCGCCATGCCGGCGCCACTTCCCGCCTCGCTGCACGCGGGCTTCATCGCAGACGCCCCGGCGCCTGCCGCCCCCGCGCGGCCGGCCGCAGATACCGTGCTGCCCGACCCGCTGGCGCCCGACGCCCCGCTGCCGCACCGCAAGACCATCCGCTCCTGGCTGATCCCGCTGTGCCAGCGCTCTACCCTGCGCGCGCTGGCCCTGCTGGTGCTGGACTACGCCCTGCTGGTGGCGGCCATTGCCGGCGCCGTCACTTTCGAGCCGCTGTGGGCCATGCTGCTGTGCGGGCTGGTGGCGGGCTTCATCATCGGCCGCCTGTTCATCATCGGCCACGACGGCTGCCACCAGAGCCTGACCTCGCACCGCGGCCTGAACCGCTGGATCGGCCGCATCGCCTTCCTGCCCTCGCTCACGCCCTACAGCCTGTGGGACATGGGCCACAACGTGGTGCACCACGGCTTCACCAACCTGAAGGGCGTGGACTTTGTCTGGGCGCCGCTGACCCAGGACGAATACCAGAAGCTGTCGCCCGCGCGCCGCTTCATGGAGCGCCTCTACCGCAGCGGCTGGGCGCCGGGCCTGTACTACATGATCGAGATCTGGTGGAACAAGATGTTCTTCCCCGACCGCAAGGCCACCACGCACCGCCCGATCTTCACCAAGGACTGCCTGCTGGTGTCGGGCTTTGCGCTGCTGTGGATCGGCAGCCTGGTGGCGACCGCCTTCGCCACCGACCAATCCGTGCTGCGCCTGCTGCTGGCCGGCTTCGTGGTGCCGGTGATGTTCTGGTTTGCCATGATCGGCTTCGTCGTCTACGTGCACCACACGCACGTCAAGGTGTCCTGGCACGACGACCGCGCCACCTGGACCAAGGCCCAGCCCTTTGTCTCGACCACCGTGCACCTGACCTTCCCGCTGCAGATCGGCGCGCTGATGCACCACATCATGGAGCACACCGCCCACCACGTGGACATGAGCATCCCGCTCTACAAGCTAAAGGAAGCCCAGAAGCTGCTGGAGCAACTGCTGCCCGGGCGCATCGTGATCCAGCGCTTCTCCTGGAAGTGGTACTTCCAGACCGCCCGCGCCTGCAAGCTCTATGACTTCACGCGCCAGTGCTGGACCGACTTCCGCGGCCGCGCCACCAGCGAGATCCGCAAGCCGGTGGCCGCCAGCGCCTGA
- a CDS encoding type II toxin-antitoxin system MqsA family antitoxin, which translates to MKCPVCGAAELIHDTRDLPYTYKGETTVIAAVTGDFCPACAESILDASESDRVMREMRAFSKQVNAAIVDPGFITSVRKKLDLDQREAAEIFGGGVNAFSRYENGKTRPPLALVKLLKVLDRHPELLNEVRAV; encoded by the coding sequence ATGAAATGCCCTGTGTGCGGTGCGGCGGAACTGATCCACGACACCCGCGACCTGCCCTACACCTACAAAGGTGAAACCACCGTTATTGCGGCGGTGACAGGCGACTTTTGCCCGGCCTGCGCCGAATCCATCCTGGACGCATCAGAGTCGGATCGTGTCATGCGTGAAATGCGCGCCTTCTCCAAGCAGGTGAACGCGGCCATTGTCGATCCCGGCTTCATCACCAGCGTGCGCAAGAAGCTCGACCTCGACCAGCGCGAGGCCGCTGAAATTTTTGGCGGCGGCGTCAATGCCTTCTCGCGCTACGAGAACGGCAAGACCCGGCCGCCACTGGCGCTGGTGAAGCTGCTCAAGGTGCTGGATCGCCACCCCGAGTTGTTGAACGAGGTGCGGGCGGTTTAG
- the bluB gene encoding 5,6-dimethylbenzimidazole synthase — MKPFDDPERAAVYRAIYERRDMRHFVREPVDPALLQRLLDAAHHAPSVGFMQPWRIARITDPALRTALHAAVECERLATADALGQRREAFMKLKVEGLLDCGELLVVALMDGRERHVFGRRTLPEMDLASVACAIQNLWLAARAEGLGMGWVSLFDVDTVRTLLQMPEGARPVAILCLGHVDQFYSEPMLETERWASRLPLADCVFENRWPEDGKTPG, encoded by the coding sequence ATGAAGCCTTTTGACGATCCCGAGCGCGCAGCCGTCTACCGCGCGATTTACGAACGGCGCGACATGCGCCATTTCGTGCGCGAGCCGGTCGACCCGGCATTGTTGCAACGCCTGCTCGACGCGGCGCATCACGCGCCGAGCGTTGGCTTCATGCAGCCCTGGCGCATTGCGCGCATCACCGATCCGGCTTTGCGCACGGCCTTGCACGCAGCCGTCGAATGCGAACGCCTCGCCACCGCCGACGCCCTTGGCCAGCGGCGCGAAGCGTTCATGAAGCTGAAAGTGGAAGGCCTGCTGGACTGCGGCGAGCTGCTGGTGGTGGCGCTGATGGACGGCCGCGAGCGGCACGTCTTTGGGCGCCGCACCTTGCCGGAGATGGATCTCGCGTCCGTGGCCTGCGCGATCCAGAACCTGTGGCTGGCGGCGCGAGCGGAAGGCTTGGGAATGGGCTGGGTGTCGCTATTCGACGTCGACACGGTCCGTACGCTGCTGCAGATGCCCGAGGGCGCGCGGCCGGTGGCGATCCTGTGTCTGGGCCACGTCGATCAGTTCTACAGCGAGCCGATGCTGGAAACCGAGCGCTGGGCGAGCCGCCTGCCGCTCGCCGATTGCGTGTTTGAAAACCGTTGGCCGGAGGATGGAAAAACGCCGGGATAG
- a CDS encoding Lrp/AsnC family transcriptional regulator, translated as MKNHRPTGDLDEVSLDKIDHAILRALLADSRRTLQDIGDEVGLSPTSCWSRIKKMEASGVIRRWGIVIDEAKLGYQDSVIVQLTLESHTDQTLYDFGRLLADIPEVREAYLVSGDYDYYIRIAVRDTRDYERLLREKLYKIPGIRHSKSHFVLRVLKEAGAPPV; from the coding sequence ATGAAAAACCATCGGCCAACTGGCGATTTAGACGAAGTTTCTTTGGACAAGATCGACCACGCCATCCTGCGCGCCCTGCTGGCCGATTCGCGCCGCACCTTGCAAGACATCGGCGACGAGGTCGGCCTGTCGCCCACCAGTTGCTGGAGCCGCATCAAGAAGATGGAGGCCAGCGGCGTCATCCGCCGCTGGGGCATCGTCATCGACGAGGCCAAGCTCGGCTACCAGGACTCGGTCATCGTCCAGCTCACGCTAGAGAGCCACACCGACCAAACCCTCTACGACTTCGGCCGCCTGCTGGCCGACATCCCCGAGGTGCGCGAGGCCTACCTGGTGTCAGGCGACTACGACTACTACATCCGCATCGCCGTGCGCGACACCCGCGACTACGAGCGCCTGCTGCGCGAGAAGCTCTACAAGATCCCCGGCATACGCCACAGCAAGTCGCACTTTGTGCTGCGCGTGCTGAAGGAGGCGGGGGCGCCGCCGGTGTGA